A section of the Humulus lupulus chromosome 2, drHumLupu1.1, whole genome shotgun sequence genome encodes:
- the LOC133819423 gene encoding uncharacterized protein LOC133819423: MAAGTMATAAGAAVILYLVLSRRLSTKGEEDDDRSGAFTKSARSLKRRLSRRPAQAPATWLESITTLSETLRFTYSETLGKWPIGDLAFGINYLMRRQGNLHVASVYAGSNSVRLKGPEIVSELNYYLRLLTLCIFFSKKPFPVFLESAGYSEEDVLLQKPKAGLMKPAFTIIRDKDSKCFLLLIRGTHSIKDTLTAATGAVVPFHHSVLHDGGISNLVLGYAHCGMVAAARWIAKLSSPCLLQALGEYPDYKVKVVGHSLGGGTAALLTYIFRERKEFSSSTCITFAPAACMTWELAESGKHFITSIINGSDLVPTFSTASIDDLRSEVTASSWLNDLRDQLEHTRILNVVYRSATAVGSRLPTIASAKARVAGAGALLRPVSSSTQVVMKRAQNVAEAVVRTRSSLSSWSCMGARRRNVGPLLNSKEEDLPEVSLIAENSESLDVGGIARDLVLDNAESSSSSGGSGHDDTDEEEQLIPVPRVTTTSVVEDITEGELWYELEKELQRQENKIDIDAEAEEAAVAIEITEEENKLVDGVESTTAVSSTDASENHHLYPPGRIMHIVAVPQSDSNNLDDEGPSEEHVGIYETPRELYSKLRLSRTMIKDHFMPMYKKMMEMLIKELEIDDQISCVI; encoded by the exons ATGGCGGCGGGGACAATGGCGACCGCCGCCGGAGCTGCGGTGATTCTGTATTTGGTTTTGAGTCGGAGGCTATCGACGAAAGGTGAAGAAGACGATGATAGGAGTGGAGCTTTTACGAAATCGGCCAGATCGTTGAAGAGGAGGCTTTCACGGCGACCTGCTCAGGCTCCGGCGACGTGGCTCGAGTCCATCACAACGTTGTCGGAGACTCTGAGGTTTACGTATTCCGAGACATTGGGCAAGTGGCCGATTGGCGACTTGGCTTTCGGCATTAATTATCTCATGCGGAGGCAG GGAAATTTACACGTTGCGAGTGTGTATGCTGGTAGTAATTCTGTACGGCTTAAAGGTCCTGAAATTGTTTCGGAGTTGAATTATTACTTAAGATTGTTGACCCTTTGTATATTTTTTTCGAAAAAGCCGTTCCCGGTGTTTTTAGAGTCCGCCGGTTACTCTGAGGAGGATGTTCTTCTTCAGAAGCCCAAGGCTGGG TTGATGAAGCCTGCTTTCACAATTATACGTGATAAAGATTCGAAATGCTTCCTTCTATTGATTCGTGGAACTCATAGTATCAAAGATACGTTAACAGCAGCAACTGGTGCTGTAGTCCCTTTCCACCACTCGGTTTTGCATGATGGTGGGATTAGCAACTTGGTTCTTGGTTATGCTCACTGTGGGATGGTTGCTGCAGCTCGCTGGATTGCTAAGCTTAGCAGTCCTTGCTTGCTCCAGGCTCTTGGTGAATATCCTGACTATAAAGTTAAG GTTGTTGGACATTCACTTGGTGGTGGTACAGCTGCACTACTTACTTACATTTTTCGAGAACGAAAGGAGTTCTCCTCGAGCACTTGCATCACATTTGCCCCAG CTGCTTGTATGACATGGGAGTTGGCAGAATCTGGCAAACACTTCATTACAAGTATCATCAATGGCTCCGATCTGGTGCCCACATTCTCAACAGCTTCTATTGATGATCTTCGATCTGAG GTAACAGCATCATCTTGGTTAAATGATTTGAGAGATCAGCTTGAGCACACGAGGATACTGAATGTTGTCTATCGCTCTGCAACTGCTGTAGGGTCTCGTCTACCAACCATAGCTAGTGCAAAAGCCAGGGTTGCTGGTGCCGGTGCACTTCTGAGACCAGTATCCAGCAGCACACAG GTTGTAATGAAGCGTGCACAGAATGTTGCCGAAGCTGTTGTTAGAACCCGCTCATCTTTATCATCATGGTCTTGCATGGGTGCACGCCGTCGAAATGTGGGCCCTTTATTAAATTCTAAAGAAGAAGATTTGCCTGAAGTTTCTCTGATAGCCGAAAACTCTGAATCTTTGGATGTTGGAGGCATTGCCAGAGACTTAGTTCTGGACAATGCAGAATCTAGTTCTTCAAGTGGTGGATCAGGACACGACGATACAGATGAAGAGGAGCAGCTTATTCCTGTGCCGAGAGTCACCACTACATCTGTCGTAGAAGACATTACTGAAGGTGAGTTGTGGTATGAACTGGAGAAGGAGCTTCAGAGACAGGAGAATAAAATTGACATTGATGCAGAGGCGGAAGAAGCAGCTGTAGCAATAGAAATAACTGAAGAGGAAAATAAGCTGGTTGATGGTGTGGAGAGCACTACGGCAGTTTCTTCAACGGATGCATCAGAGAATCACCATCTCTACCCCCCTGGCAGAATCATGCACATTGTTGCAGTCCCTCAATCTGATTCTAACAATTTAGATGATGAGGGACCCAGTGAAGAACACGTCGGTATATATGAGACACCAAGAGAACTGTACAGTAAACTTCGACTCTCTAGAACTATGATTAAGGATCACTTTATGCCTATGTATAAGAAGATGATGGAAATGTTAATTAAGGAACTGGAAATTGATGATCAAATCAGTTGTGTTATTTGA